The nucleotide sequence AGATGGAAACACTAATTTCAATTATCTACCAAGTCTAATCAACCCTAATGAATCTGTAGAATTAGATGCATTAATAAGCAATATAAATAATTTAACAATTTCACTAAAAGGTAATATAGCTGATGGGAATTTTAATATTATAAAACAATATGAAAAGGTAGAAAAGTCGAACTTTTTAATGTTGGGAGAATATTTGATTAAATTTTTGGGAGCTAAATGGATAGCCATAACAATCTTCATTATTTTCTTTTTACTCTCTTTATTGAAAAGCATAGTCAGTATGGAAGATTTTGAACATAATATATTAGATTATACTTTTGGTGCACTTTTTATTGCTATAGATATATTTTTTATAGCAATGATAATTTCAATAGCTAGTAATTAAGTACTGTACACAACAATGGCTATAAGTAATTGCTTGTTCTCACCTACTTCTGAAAATCCTCGCGGATTTTCAGCTTGGTGCGTACTTGCAAAATTAAGTGCTAACCCACGCAACTACTCATAGCCGAAACCGTTAGCAATAATGATGAAAAAAAAACTCGAACAAAAATTAAACTATTTAGGTTCGTCAATTAAACTGACTGATTTTAATACCATTGAACGTGGACTAAAATATCATTTGCGTTTTGAATTAGGCGACCCATTTGAAAACGGAACAAAAAAGCGTGTAAAACAAGCCACAAAACGTGCGATTGAATTGTTTGAAAACCATATCGAAGAAAGCTCTAAATTGTATATCCTGATTTATGACTTAAATGACGAAATGTTTGCTCGAACACCAAATTACATACACGGAATTTTAAATACGGAACAAATTAAGCACGAAGATTATAATGAAAAATTAGCACTACGTTATTTTGACCACGAAACGGAGATTGAATGGACGAAAGGGAAATTGACAATATATTTAGCAGATAGAAATGATATTCCCTATTCAAAGATATTTAATGGAATTGCGAATACCGAAATGGGATTTGAACCCACAGTTCATCAATTAGTTTACTTTTTTCAACCAAAATCCAAAAAATGGTTTTGGATGTATGACGATAGAGGTTGTTTAATGTTTAGCGATGAAGTTTCTGATTTGAAAGAAAATCTAAATAAATTTGACAGTTGGATAGTTGAAACGCAGAGAAGTGAAATGGAAAAACAGTTCGCGTAAATCACTATTGCTAACAACGTATATAAAAAATAGCTGCTTTTTTTCTAAATCGTAAATTTTGGTATATTTGGTAAGTCGCCAAATTTTTTGATTTGGCTTTTGAAAGGTAAAATTAAAAACAAAATGCAAAAATTTTGGCTTGTTTTATGGCGGAGAATTAATCGCTAATTTCAACGCTAATTTTCATATACAATCACGTTACCTGTAATTGCTCCAAAAACTCACTCGAGCCGGTGATGATGAAAAGAGTTGACGAAATTCAAACTCAAAATTGATAAAATAAGATCTGATTCTAATGAATAATAACTCAGCTGAAAAAGAAGAAAATTAGAATGCAAAAAAAGAAAATCGATTAATCGAAAATCAAATTTTCGAAGCTTAATTTTAAGACAAAACTCAGAATTCTGAGAAAAGAAAAAATAAGAGAACTTACAGACTTAAAAGAAGTATTTAGAACAAAAGATTTGATCACTCAAACGCAGAAAAGACTTGAAAAAAATTGAAAGGTCTTTTATAAAATCAAACTGAATTCGAAAATGACAAAATCAGAATCGGTTAATTTCATAGAAAAATTCGATAAAAAAGACCACAATTTAAAGAATATCGGACAAAAATAGCTGAAAAACTCACTTTCATCCTACTCTGATAAATAATAAATAAAAGTCTTGATAGAAATAATCGAAATTTGATAAATTAGAATATAATTAAATATGAACTAAAAAGCTGAACGTGTCGCAACAACAGGTAACAATGTATAACCGCAATTACGGCGGATTCGACTACGTCCGAATCCACTCGGAATTGCTAAAACCTGTGTCAAACCGAAAATAATCGCTAACTTAATCCGTAACTGACGGTTATACTGGTCCGTTGTAAAACATTTGAAAAAAATTCTGAACATATCATTTAAAATTTTTGCACTTATTTGGCTATTAATCCTTGGATTTGGAATTATTGGAACTCAATTTTTCGGAGAAACTTCTGATAATTTAGGTTTTAATGAATATAATCTCGAAAAAGAATCACCCGATAATAAGCAAAGATTTATAGTGAAAAATACTGACACAATTCCTCAAGGTAAATTTAAATATGAAATTTATTTTGCCGAATTTGGAGATAGGATTCAAAATAGAACTTGTGATATAGAAATAAAAGGAAACAAAATAATTATAACTCAAGATTTAACTACTAATCTAACTGGAGAAAAAACTATTTTTAACGGAATGGTTTTAAAACACAAAAGCGGAAAATGGATTTTAGCGGAAAATTATGAAGAAATAAAAGCCGATAAAATTGGAGGATGTACCGCTATTCCAATAATTGATTTTGAGAAAAAATTAATTGAATGGTGTTAGAAAAAAACACTTCACATAAAATATTAGGCGGATTTAATATTGTTGTTAACGGTATTTTTTCTTTACTCTGTTTATCCGAATTTTATAAAGTTGGTATTTTACAAGAAACCAAAAATTACCCTTTTGGAGGAGAAGGACCAGTCCCATTCTATTATAAAACTGCTGATCTTTACTCTAACGTAACTCTAGTTTATGGGTCAATTTTTACAATTCTACTGATAATCGGAATATGGAATATTAAAAATAATAAAGTCAACGAAAAAATATTATTCTGTATTACTTGTGCTTTGATTTTAATACAAGTTTTGCAATAACAAATTATAAAAAACGTTTTACAACACCGTATATAACAAATAGCTAAGTCATTTATAAATCGAAAATTTTGCTATATTTGGAAAGTCGCCAATTTTTTTATTTGGCATTTTAGAATTTTAAAGGTAAAAACTTAAACAAAAAAATTGGCTTGTTTTTCAGCGGAAAGTTAATCGCTAATTTGCACGCTACTTGCCATATACAAACACGTTACCACCAAGCTAAAAAAAATCCTACGTGAATTTAACATACGAAGAAATATTAAACCTTAAGGACTTTAATGGTTTTGACCCTGAACAGATTGTTTCTTTGCTTGGAATAATATTTGAAAATGGCAGAGAACAACAAAGTGTTAGTGATATTAAATTTGGAATAAATTTAGCAAACGAACAGAACCCTATTGACTTTTCAAATGAGAATAAAATGATTTTTCATTATAATCTTGCAAATGGATGGTCATATTTTCAACAATTGACACAAAACTTAAATTCAGATGAATTTTGGAGTTTTGAATTAGAAGAGCTTGAAGAGCAAATAATAAATTTAAGATTAGCTCATTTGTTTTCAAAAGATAGTACTAATAGTTTTAAGAAATGTGAAATTCTAACAAACTTGGGAAATCTATTTAGTCATATTGGTCGTTTTTCAGAAGCTCAATTATATTGGAATTCAGCATTAAAAATAGACCCAAAATTTGCAATGGCAATTGGAAATATTGGTTTTGGTTTAGTTCATTATTCCAAGATCTTATATGATAATGGGCATCAATCTTTGTTCTACAAATTTGGCTACAAACATTTGAAAAATGCATTAAAATCAGATATTTACGAAGATGCTAAAAAAGGTTTTCAAGATATTATTAATTTATTAGAATCTAGATTTAACAAAGAAAGCCTAACAAATATTCCAAACTTAAACGATTATTCAATTGGAGATTCAAAACTTGAAAAAGAATACAGAACTTGGTGTTTAACAAATCATCTTTTCTTAAATCCACTTAATGATATTGTAATCGAAAATATTGCAGGACACGATTGCCTACTTCTTCCATCAATAACATTAAAATTTGATGAACCACCAGTTTATCAAACTATTTTCAATCAAATCAAACAAGAGTTTGTTTCAGCAAGGCATTTATTATTTGAAGGTTTAAATCATAAGGAACTTCATTTTTCAGATAAAGATAATTTACAAATTGACATATTAGATTATGCGGTTTATTCTTATAGTAGCGAAAAAGTAAAAACATCTTTTAGGTTATGTTATTCGATTTTAGATAAAATTGGCTACTTAATAAATGACTATTTAAAACTTGGATTTAAACCAGAACAAGTTTCATTTAGAGGTATTTGGTCTTATTATGACAAGAAAACAAAAACAAAAAAAATGAATGAAAAAATTGTTGCAACTCAAAATTGGGCTTTTAGAGGTCTTTATTGGTTAAGCAAAGATTTATATGTCAAAAATTCATCCTTTTCTGACCCTATAGAACCAGAAGCGAAAGAATTAGCACAAATTAGAAATTTCATAGAACACAAATCTTTTAAAATTGTGGAATTTGGAAAAAATGGACTTTTTGATAATGGACTGACTTATGTAATAGAAAGAGAAGAGTTTGAAAGAAAGACATTAAATTTATTTAAGCTAATCCGAGCAAGTATGATTTATCTATCGTTAGGAATCAATTTAGAAGAAAAAAAGAAAAAATTCACAAAACCAATTCTTCCGATTGAGTTTGTAAAATTAGAAGATGAATTTAAAAGATAAAGCCAGGTGGTAACACCGTATATAATTTATTGCTGGCTTCTCGTCTACTTACGAAAGTCCTCGCGGACTTTCTTTGTCGGTAATTATTTACTAAATTAGTTGCTTAAAACACGCAACAAACCATATACAACAACGTTGACAACCATTAAACAGAATTCATCATTAAAAAGGAACATTGAAATTAATTAAGTTGAAATCAATAATAGACAACAAACTGAAACGATATCTTTTTTATGCAATAGGAGAGTTATGCCTAATCGTTTTGGGAATTCTTGTGGCTTTATATATTAATAACAGGAATGCTAATAATCAATACAAAAAGCAAATTGATAATAATTTATTGCGTGCGTATTCGGAATTAGAAGGGAACATAGAAGAAGCTCAAGAAACCATTTTGAAAATTAAAGAAAAAGACTCTTTAATTTATTTAGTGATGAATGATTTGATTGAACCTGAAGCGTATTACAAAGATATAAATTTAGCCTATTTGATATTATTCTTTTATAATTTAAATATTGAAGACAAGGCATTTCAAAACTTAATATCAATAAATGTAGCTGATAATAAGTATAAGGAAGAATTACTTTCAAGTTTAAAAGAACTGTATTCTATAAATGAAAATATAAAAGAAGTTAACCAAAGAATGTCAACTTTTGTTTATGACAAAAGTTTACCAATGTTAGCTAAAAACACTAAAACTTTTGGAGATTTGACATATAAAGGAGAAATAAAAAAAGACGTTGTTGATTTTTTTATTACTTCGCTAGAATATAAATCATATGTCAGTCAATATGCAATAATTGCAATTAAAAATCAACTTAAACATAATCAGGACTTTCTTAAAAAAGCGTATAGTTTGCGTTCAAAAATGACAAATGAATACAACCTTGATAGTAAAAACTTATTGAAAAAAGATTCTCTTATTTCTCAATATAAAGGTTTATACTCAAGTAAAACTCTAAAAGATACAATAGCTATTAAATTCGCAAATGATTCAATACTGTTTTATAGAAATAAGGAGTTTCAGCTAAACCTTATTCCACTAACTAAAGATTGCTATTTTACAGACAATGAAGGTGGCGGATATTTTGTTTCTTTTCTTGAAAAAAAAGATACTCTACGTATGGAATTAAACTTATTGTCGAATAAGTACTTATATGAAAAAATAAAAAAATAACGGTTGTCAACAAAGTGTATAATTAATTGCTTTGGTCGTTGCTTATTTGGAAAATTCCTTCAGAACCTTCTCGCGTTAGTTTTTGTTTACTAAATTAGTTGCTTAAACACGCAACTAACCATACACAAGACCGTTAGCACCAATTTTGACTCGTCCTGAATAAAGGCTACATAATTTCAAACATTATGTATAAAAATGACAGAGTAATCAGACGGTATTCCGAATCGTTCAAACTAAAAATTTTAGACGAACTTACGGCAGGAAAATTAAACAAGTATCAACTAGGTAAAGCTTACGGTATTGCTCCAACAACCATAAACGAGTGGATCAGGAAATATAACCGTAAAGACCTTATGAACACCAGAGTGACTGTGAAAACAAAAGATGAGATTACACGCATCAAACAGCTTCAAAAAGAAATTGAACAGCTGAAGAAACTTCTTTTGAAAAAGGATATAGACGCCCTTATAGAAGATTCTTATCTTGAAGTGGCAGCAGAACAGCTGGGCTATAAATCAGTGCTTGAACTTAAAAAAAAACTAAGTATCAAGCCTTGATCAAAGCAAAAGAGAACGCTAAAGGATCTGCTACTCTTTCAGCTATAACAGCTTGTTTTGGCCTTAAACGGGATGCATACTACAAATACAAAAGTAGAGAGGACAAACGTTTGAAAATAGAGAAAAAAGTTATTGATATAGTCAAGAAAAAGCGCAGATCACTTCCCAGAGAAGGGGTTAGAAAACTTGCCAGATCACTGAGCAAAGAGTTTACAAATGCCGATTTAAAAATAGGCAGGGATACCTTATTCAACATTCTTAGAAAACACAATATGCTGACACTTAGAAAAAAATACAGCTCTAGAACAACGAACTCATTACACAGGTTCTACAAGTATAAGAATATCATTAAAGATGTAGAAACAACTAGACCAAACCAAGTATGGGTGAGCGATATCACTTACATCAGAACTATAAAAGGCTTTTGTTACCTAGCACTCATTACAGATATGCATAGTCGCAAAATTGTTGGCTATGACATCAGCGACAGCTTGGAACTCAAAGGATGTGTAAGAGCTTTGAATAAAGCTTTATATCAAGCTAAAGATATTGACGCACTTATACACCATTCAGACCGAGGTATTCAGTATTGCAGCAATGTATACACACAGATCCTTAAAAGAAATGACATAAGAATCAGTATGACCGAAGAGAACCATTGCTACGAAAACGCGATGGCAGAACGTGTAAATGGCATATTAAAAGACGAGTTCTATCTCGACCAGACCTTTGATAGCCTACAACACGCTAAGAGAGCTACAAAAAATGCAATTAATTTGTATAATGAAATAAGATTACATTTATCTTTAGACTATAAAACACCAAATATGGTTTATAAATTAACAGCTTAAATCAATTTTAAACTGTAGCTATATTTCAGGACTAGACATTTGAAAAAAAGCACCCGACTAAACAAAAGACGGTTGTAGAATTTAATTTTCACTTAATGCAATTTTTATTCCCATTAGAATAAATACAAATCCACTTAATTTATTTAACCATAGACCAGCATTTGGATTGTTCTTGATTTTTTGAGAAAAAACACTGGCAAATACCGTCAAAATAAAAAACCAAACAATTCCAATTAATGCATAAGCAAGACCCAATATAATAAACGGAACAGGGTTTTCCATTTGAGTTGGATTGATAAATTGAGGAAAAAATGCCAAGAAGAATAATGCAACTTTCGGATTTAATGTATTTGTTAAAAATCCAGACCAAAAATCATTTTTCCCCTTTTCTTGTACTTTCTTTTCATCATTTGTAGGCAAAAAATCCTTTCTATTTTTAAACTTCAAAAATCCCAAGTAGGTTAAATAAAAAACACCTACATATTTAATTATAGTAAATGCGTATGCTGAATTGGCAATAATGACAGACAATCCCAATGCGGCAAATAAAGTGTGAGTTAAAACACCTGCATTCACGCCCAAAGTGGCATAAACCCCTGATTTCCGACCTTGAGCGATAGACTTGTTCAAAACAAATATCGTATCAATTCCTGGCGTCATTATGAAAAATAAAGCCGTTACCATAAAAGCGAATAAGTTTTCGATTCCAATCATTTCTGTTCTTTTCGAATTAAACTAAAACTTTCAGCAAAGAAACTACTTGGGATTCAATCTAAAAATACATATTTTTGATTGACTAATGCGTAAATTGCATTACTTATGACGATTCAACAAATTAAATATTTTTTAGAACTTGCTAAAGAACTCCATTTTTGGAAAACAGCGGAAAAAGTTTTTATCTCTCAATCTTCATTAAGCCGACAAATTCAAGCTTTAGAAGATGAAGTGGGAATAAAGCTTTTTGAACGGGATAAAAGGAATGTGAAATTAACAAATGCGGGCAAATTTCTTCAAGAGCATTGGACAGATAAAATAAATGAATTTGACCAAATATTAAGGCAAGCTAAAAAGATTGATGCGGGTAATTTAGGAACTGTTTCCATAACGTATCCCGGTTCTATAACATTTGAATTTTTACCTAACTTTTTAAAGATTTTAAATACTAATTTACCTGACCTTAAATTAGAGCTGACAGAACCTACAGATGAAAATCACGAAAAATTATTATTGGACTATCGTACGGATATAGCTTTTAGTAGGGATAAAATTAAAAATGGAAATATTGATACTTTAAAATTATATTCAGAACCCATTTGTTTGGTTGTTCCAAATAATCATTGGATAAAGGAAAAGACGTTTAATAACATAGCTGATCTACAAAATGAAAAATTTATTATTTCAGGATTACATCAGACAACATTTTTTGCTTCTTTGCTGAGAAGCTTGTTTGATAAATATGGATTTGAACCAAAAACAACAATTGAGTCAGATTTTGGCGGTATGATATTAAGTCTAGTTTCTAAAGAAATAGGGATTTCAATTCTACCACTTTCATTTAAATCTGCTAAGGTTCAAAATTTACGATTTATCAAATTTGATGAAAAAATTGATTTGTATGTAAATTGGAGAAAAAACGAACTTAATAAAACCATAAAAAAAGTCGTTGAATATGCAGAAACTGTGTGAGGAAAACAAAAACTGGTGCTAACACCGTATATAGCTCATAGCTAATTAGTTGATTAATCAAAGTTATGGCATATTTGCGAAGTCCGCCAATTTTTTTAATTTGGCTTATTGAAAGGAAAAGGTGATAAGAAAATTAAAAAATTCGGCTCGTGCTTAACCGAAAAATAATCGTTAATTTACACGCTACGAGCCATATACAATACCGTTAGGGCACATTAGAACGAAATGAAGAAATACATCATAATTTTAGGAACATTTTTAATTTCAATCGCTTCATTCGGACAGAATATTGACGAATTTAAAAAGGATTTTAAAAAAGCCACCGAAACTGAATTTAGCGAATCCGAATTGAATGAAATGTTCAGAACATATTCAAATTTACTAACACCTCATAGTGACATAACTCAACTTACTGCAAGTTTCAAAAATGAACGAATAGTTCAATATCCACTTTCCGAATTTAAAGAAACAGACGATTATAAATACAATATCCAAAGTCTACTAAATTCAGAAAACCCAAACCAAAGACTACTTTCTTATTTAGTAATTGCTGGAGCTGGAGATAAGAATTATGAAAAGACACTTTTAGAAAAACTAAAAACAGAGGAAACTAAAGGAAACTTAATTTGGTCTGGAATGGCATTAATGTATTTACAAACAAGCCATACAACACCTCTTTTTGACTTTTTAATTGAGAACGAGAATTTTGGAGATAGTCATATGATTCCGATGTATTTCCAACTAAACAAAGACTCACTTCAAAATACCGCTTACAACAGAATTAATAGCACAAACCTAAAAGCTAAAATTCTTTCTGCACAATTACTTTCAAAAACCGGAAAGAATGAAAAAACTGAAAAGCTATTACTTGATGCGGTAAAGAATTGGGATTATAACATAAAAGGTTATGCAATATATTCTGTGAAAGAATTAGAAATGGGGAATCTAAAAGAGACTTTTGTTCCTTTATTAGACAGTATAAAAACTCGTCCTATTGCTATTGAAGCGTTGGCAAATAGTCCAACAAAAGAAGATGTGGGTTATTTAAAACAACTTGCTAATTCAGAAAAAGTTGTTTCTAAAGACATTTTAAACGGCTTTTTAGAATCAAAAAATCCAGAAAGTGTCAAATATTGGCTTGAACTTGTTTCAAGCCGAGAAATCCCTGAAAAGTACTATTTCAATACTTTAAGAAAACCGCTTCTATTCTCTGACGAATTGTTAAATGATGTTCAAACAACTTTAAAAACAACAAAACATCTAACGATTCAAAAAACGTTGATTAAGGTTCTTGAAGGACGAGAAGATTCCGTATCTGAAGAAATACTTTTGAACTATATAGACAATGACGATTCATCAGTTCGATATTGGACTGTGGACGCTCTAAAAAATACTAAATCAAAAATAGTAATTGAAAAACTTGTTGAGCTACTAAAAAACCCCGGAAAGCGAGTTTCACCAATTACACATATCCTAATTAATAATGAGATAGATACACTTCAAAACGTTTATACAAATATTTATAATACTTATGAAAGTTCGGAATGGAAAAGAACAGCGATTGAGTATTTATCTAAATTCCCAAAAGAAGAACATAAAGGAATTTTAAAAGATGTTATCTACAATAAAGATTCGGGATTTTCAATGAACCGAAATGCATCAATTGGACTTGCAAACCTAAATGATAAAAGTTCAATTGACCGAATTATTGAGATAAGCGAAAAAGAAAGAGAAGGAAGTGATGGAAATTGTCAAGCTTACTTGAGAGCATTATCAAAAATAAAAGGAGAAAAAGCGAAGAAATATATATTATCATTTGAAAATAGTGAATCTGAATATATTTCGGAATTAGTGAAAGAAATAATAGCAGAATGGTAGATAATAACGTGCCCTAACAACGTATATAACTCATAGCTAATCAGTTGTTTAAACAAAGTTAAGGCATATTTGGAAAGTCGCCAAATTTTTAAATTTGACGATTTCCAATTAAAAAGATAAATAGTAAAATTTAAAAATCTGGCTTGTACTCAACCGAAAATTAAAAGCTAATTTACACGCTACGAGCCATATACAAAACCGTTACCCACCATTTTGAAAAAAGCAAATCTCGAAAATAAAATCATAGACGCGACTTCAAGTTTACTTGATATGGCAACTGATATGTGTTGGAATAAAATCTCGAGAAAGTGTGATTATATTATGTCCGAAATTGACAATTCAATCGGAGGAAATCTTTATGAACAAGCGAAAATAAGAAAGAAAATTAACGACAAAAAAACGCCCAAATCGGTAAGTGAAATTGTGGCGGAATTGAATAAATTATTTGAGAATCTTTACGACATAAATCTTTATATTTATAAATCTCTAAATAACAAAACCATAGTCGAAATAAGATATTTTCTCAAAACAGCTCACACAGCGGAATTTTATTCAACAATAATAGATAATGAACCGATGTTGCATTGTAAAGTATCGATTCCACCTTACGTTGCGAAAAAACCCAACTCTGATGAGATTCAAAAAAAATTCGATGTGAATTGGGAATTAGGTGGAATTAGGCAAGAATGGAATAAATTTTTGGGTAAATTACGGTATCAAATATGGAAATATAATTACGACCGAAAACAAAGATTGCGAAAAAAAACGGTGGGTAACAACGTATATAAAAAATAGCTATGTTATTTCTAAAACGTAAATTTTGGTATATTTGGTAAGTCGCCAAATCTTTTGATTTGGCTTTTGAAAAGTAAAGATAAAATCAAAATGCAAAAGCTTTGGCTTATGGTGAGACTGAAAAGATTGTGCTTGTTTTTACGCTACTTTCCATATACAAACTCGTTGCCAGTAATCTAAAAAACATACTCAT is from Zunongwangia endophytica and encodes:
- a CDS encoding DUF3885 domain-containing protein, with protein sequence MMKKKLEQKLNYLGSSIKLTDFNTIERGLKYHLRFELGDPFENGTKKRVKQATKRAIELFENHIEESSKLYILIYDLNDEMFARTPNYIHGILNTEQIKHEDYNEKLALRYFDHETEIEWTKGKLTIYLADRNDIPYSKIFNGIANTEMGFEPTVHQLVYFFQPKSKKWFWMYDDRGCLMFSDEVSDLKENLNKFDSWIVETQRSEMEKQFA
- a CDS encoding LA2681 family HEPN domain-containing protein, with the protein product MNLTYEEILNLKDFNGFDPEQIVSLLGIIFENGREQQSVSDIKFGINLANEQNPIDFSNENKMIFHYNLANGWSYFQQLTQNLNSDEFWSFELEELEEQIINLRLAHLFSKDSTNSFKKCEILTNLGNLFSHIGRFSEAQLYWNSALKIDPKFAMAIGNIGFGLVHYSKILYDNGHQSLFYKFGYKHLKNALKSDIYEDAKKGFQDIINLLESRFNKESLTNIPNLNDYSIGDSKLEKEYRTWCLTNHLFLNPLNDIVIENIAGHDCLLLPSITLKFDEPPVYQTIFNQIKQEFVSARHLLFEGLNHKELHFSDKDNLQIDILDYAVYSYSSEKVKTSFRLCYSILDKIGYLINDYLKLGFKPEQVSFRGIWSYYDKKTKTKKMNEKIVATQNWAFRGLYWLSKDLYVKNSSFSDPIEPEAKELAQIRNFIEHKSFKIVEFGKNGLFDNGLTYVIEREEFERKTLNLFKLIRASMIYLSLGINLEEKKKKFTKPILPIEFVKLEDEFKR
- a CDS encoding transposase → MYKNDRVIRRYSESFKLKILDELTAGKLNKYQLGKAYGIAPTTINEWIRKYNRKDLMNTRVTVKTKDEITRIKQLQKEIEQLKKLLLKKDIDALIEDSYLEVAAEQLGYKSVLELKKKLSIKP
- a CDS encoding IS3 family transposase, producing the protein MIKAKENAKGSATLSAITACFGLKRDAYYKYKSREDKRLKIEKKVIDIVKKKRRSLPREGVRKLARSLSKEFTNADLKIGRDTLFNILRKHNMLTLRKKYSSRTTNSLHRFYKYKNIIKDVETTRPNQVWVSDITYIRTIKGFCYLALITDMHSRKIVGYDISDSLELKGCVRALNKALYQAKDIDALIHHSDRGIQYCSNVYTQILKRNDIRISMTEENHCYENAMAERVNGILKDEFYLDQTFDSLQHAKRATKNAINLYNEIRLHLSLDYKTPNMVYKLTA
- a CDS encoding LysE family translocator translates to MIGIENLFAFMVTALFFIMTPGIDTIFVLNKSIAQGRKSGVYATLGVNAGVLTHTLFAALGLSVIIANSAYAFTIIKYVGVFYLTYLGFLKFKNRKDFLPTNDEKKVQEKGKNDFWSGFLTNTLNPKVALFFLAFFPQFINPTQMENPVPFIILGLAYALIGIVWFFILTVFASVFSQKIKNNPNAGLWLNKLSGFVFILMGIKIALSEN
- a CDS encoding LysR family transcriptional regulator encodes the protein MTIQQIKYFLELAKELHFWKTAEKVFISQSSLSRQIQALEDEVGIKLFERDKRNVKLTNAGKFLQEHWTDKINEFDQILRQAKKIDAGNLGTVSITYPGSITFEFLPNFLKILNTNLPDLKLELTEPTDENHEKLLLDYRTDIAFSRDKIKNGNIDTLKLYSEPICLVVPNNHWIKEKTFNNIADLQNEKFIISGLHQTTFFASLLRSLFDKYGFEPKTTIESDFGGMILSLVSKEIGISILPLSFKSAKVQNLRFIKFDEKIDLYVNWRKNELNKTIKKVVEYAETV
- a CDS encoding HEAT repeat domain-containing protein, producing MKKYIIILGTFLISIASFGQNIDEFKKDFKKATETEFSESELNEMFRTYSNLLTPHSDITQLTASFKNERIVQYPLSEFKETDDYKYNIQSLLNSENPNQRLLSYLVIAGAGDKNYEKTLLEKLKTEETKGNLIWSGMALMYLQTSHTTPLFDFLIENENFGDSHMIPMYFQLNKDSLQNTAYNRINSTNLKAKILSAQLLSKTGKNEKTEKLLLDAVKNWDYNIKGYAIYSVKELEMGNLKETFVPLLDSIKTRPIAIEALANSPTKEDVGYLKQLANSEKVVSKDILNGFLESKNPESVKYWLELVSSREIPEKYYFNTLRKPLLFSDELLNDVQTTLKTTKHLTIQKTLIKVLEGREDSVSEEILLNYIDNDDSSVRYWTVDALKNTKSKIVIEKLVELLKNPGKRVSPITHILINNEIDTLQNVYTNIYNTYESSEWKRTAIEYLSKFPKEEHKGILKDVIYNKDSGFSMNRNASIGLANLNDKSSIDRIIEISEKEREGSDGNCQAYLRALSKIKGEKAKKYILSFENSESEYISELVKEIIAEW